One Clostridium estertheticum DNA segment encodes these proteins:
- a CDS encoding transposase — translation MARGQKQYTDEFKNTIVELYNSGKSLAELSSEYALSKSAITGWINKNKPVAVDKNITLTAEGYKNLLKKNAKLEEEIEILKKAMGIFARK, via the coding sequence ATGGCAAGAGGTCAAAAACAATATACAGATGAATTCAAAAATACAATAGTAGAGCTATATAACTCTGGAAAAAGCTTAGCAGAGTTAAGCAGTGAATATGCCCTTTCAAAATCAGCAATAACAGGTTGGATAAATAAAAATAAGCCGGTAGCTGTGGATAAAAATATAACCCTAACAGCAGAAGGATACAAAAACTTATTAAAGAAAAACGCTAAACTTGAAGAGGAAATTGAAATATTAAAAAAAGCAATGGGCATATTCGCAAGGAAATAA
- the hutG gene encoding formimidoylglutamase: MFDKNYKITNKTDWQGRTDSENNYDAFRWHQCVKIINLKRDDLIAYTGKLGFAFIGFCCDEGVRLNSGRIGAAKGPKSIRKELSNLPCNFSQEVTLFDVGDISCEDCTLPESQALLSKAIEKILSLNLFPIILGGGHEVAFGSYMGTLNYLSQKSKEPNIGIINFDAHFDLRPYTKVASSGTMFRQIADICSDRNLQYSYLCIGVQKHSNTIDLFKTADSLGVKYMLAKDIIDRDNWHFMEEIGNFIKLRDHIYVTICSDVFSTAFAPGVSSSQPLGLDPERVLKFLKYILRSNKVVSFDIAEVSPRFDQDDVTANLAAVLIFSVINTLCEINNLSI, encoded by the coding sequence ATGTTTGATAAAAATTACAAAATAACAAATAAAACAGATTGGCAGGGACGAACTGATAGTGAAAACAATTATGATGCTTTTAGATGGCATCAATGTGTAAAGATAATAAATTTAAAAAGAGATGATTTAATTGCCTACACAGGAAAACTCGGATTTGCTTTTATTGGTTTTTGTTGTGATGAAGGCGTAAGGCTTAACAGCGGCAGGATAGGTGCAGCAAAGGGGCCGAAAAGCATTAGAAAAGAATTATCTAACCTACCATGTAATTTTTCACAAGAAGTAACACTTTTTGATGTAGGCGATATATCATGTGAGGACTGCACTCTTCCGGAAAGTCAAGCTCTTCTATCAAAAGCAATCGAAAAGATTTTAAGTTTAAATCTTTTTCCTATTATTTTGGGTGGTGGTCACGAAGTTGCTTTTGGAAGTTATATGGGTACGTTAAATTACTTATCACAAAAAAGTAAAGAACCTAATATTGGGATAATAAATTTTGATGCTCATTTTGATTTAAGACCTTACACAAAAGTAGCCAGTTCCGGAACAATGTTTAGACAAATAGCAGATATTTGTAGTGATAGAAATCTTCAATATTCTTATCTGTGCATTGGTGTTCAAAAGCACAGTAACACCATAGATCTTTTTAAAACAGCTGATAGCCTTGGCGTTAAATATATGCTTGCGAAAGATATTATAGATAGGGACAATTGGCATTTTATGGAGGAAATCGGTAATTTCATAAAATTAAGAGATCATATATATGTAACTATATGTTCCGATGTATTTTCTACAGCTTTTGCTCCAGGAGTAAGTTCGTCTCAACCCCTTGGGCTTGATCCTGAACGTGTATTAAAGTTCCTTAAATACATTTTAAGATCAAATAAAGTAGTAAGCTTTGATATAGCTGAAGTTTCGCCAAGATTTGACCAAGACGATGTTACAGCAAACTTAGCAGCTGTATTGATTTTTTCTGTTATCAATACACTTTGTGAAATAAATAATTTATCTATATAG
- a CDS encoding cyclodeaminase/cyclohydrolase family protein: protein MLLVNKSVREFIDQTSQNCPVPGGGSIAALSGASAAALVSMVASLTIGKKGYEDTEVEMKEVYEQANKYKEKFIEYIDADSESFHGVMDAFKLPKNTDEEKAARKETIQNALKHASETPYKIAEDAYNLMDYSEKVVKHGNKNAVTDGAVSAMMARSAVLSALYNVKINLSSIKDSEFVAAFEKKVSALETNVVEREKQILSKVVI, encoded by the coding sequence ATGTTATTAGTTAATAAAAGTGTTAGAGAATTCATTGATCAAACATCCCAAAATTGTCCTGTACCAGGAGGGGGAAGTATTGCGGCACTATCAGGTGCATCTGCAGCCGCACTTGTTTCAATGGTTGCAAGTTTAACCATTGGTAAAAAGGGTTATGAAGATACTGAAGTAGAGATGAAAGAAGTTTATGAACAGGCCAACAAATATAAAGAAAAGTTTATAGAGTATATCGATGCAGACTCAGAATCTTTTCATGGGGTAATGGATGCTTTCAAATTACCAAAAAACACTGATGAAGAAAAAGCTGCAAGGAAAGAAACTATTCAAAATGCATTAAAACATGCATCAGAGACTCCATACAAAATAGCAGAAGATGCATATAACCTTATGGATTACTCAGAAAAAGTAGTAAAACACGGAAATAAAAATGCAGTAACAGATGGTGCTGTATCTGCTATGATGGCAAGAAGTGCAGTTTTATCAGCACTTTACAATGTAAAAATAAATCTATCCTCAATCAAGGATAGTGAGTTTGTAGCTGCCTTTGAAAAAAAAGTATCTGCTCTTGAAACAAATGTAGTAGAAAGAGAAAAACAAATACTTAGCAAAGTAGTTATATAA
- a CDS encoding IS3 family transposase, with protein sequence MCEVLGVARSSYYKHLHKKPSKREIENKRIENEIIDIHSASKNRYEAPKINKSLNALGITISLKRTQRLMKKLGIKSLIGTKSPYGEY encoded by the coding sequence ATGTGTGAGGTTTTAGGTGTTGCAAGAAGCTCTTATTACAAGCATTTACACAAGAAACCAAGCAAACGAGAAATTGAAAACAAGAGAATAGAAAACGAAATTATAGATATCCACAGCGCAAGCAAAAATCGATATGAAGCTCCTAAAATAAATAAATCACTAAATGCACTGGGGATAACTATTAGTTTAAAAAGAACACAAAGATTGATGAAAAAATTGGGTATAAAATCTTTAATAGGAACAAAATCTCCCTACGGCGAGTATTAA
- a CDS encoding formate/nitrite transporter family protein, with protein sequence MEKPMLSPKEICNYVEAMGIKKANNKFEQTFILGILAGAFIAIGGFAAAMASHSIENVGVAKLVSGIVFPVGLMLVLICGAELFTGNCLLTVAYAQKKITLKKMLKNWTIVYFANFLGAFIIVVLIYYSGLLSTNGGKLGGYVIKVAANKCALTFTQAFTSGILCNIVVSLAVWGSYAAKDVVGKVFISFFPIMAFVIAGFEHCVANMYYLLLGVFAKTNPNYIELSHQTAEKIGNINFIHVVQNLIPSTLGNIVGGGIFVGIAYWLVYMKATPKVVDVLIQQRHI encoded by the coding sequence ATGGAAAAACCAATGTTAAGCCCAAAGGAAATATGTAATTATGTAGAGGCCATGGGAATAAAAAAAGCAAATAATAAATTCGAACAAACCTTTATTCTAGGAATATTAGCAGGAGCATTTATAGCTATTGGAGGATTTGCAGCAGCTATGGCATCACATAGTATAGAAAATGTAGGCGTAGCTAAACTTGTTTCCGGAATAGTATTTCCAGTTGGACTTATGCTGGTTTTGATTTGTGGTGCTGAGCTTTTTACCGGGAATTGTTTACTTACTGTAGCCTACGCTCAAAAGAAAATAACACTAAAGAAAATGCTTAAGAATTGGACAATCGTATATTTTGCAAATTTCCTTGGCGCATTTATTATAGTGGTTTTAATATATTATAGTGGTTTATTAAGTACTAACGGGGGAAAGCTAGGAGGGTATGTAATAAAAGTAGCGGCTAATAAATGTGCGCTCACCTTTACTCAGGCTTTTACCAGCGGGATACTTTGTAATATTGTAGTCTCACTAGCAGTGTGGGGCTCCTATGCAGCAAAGGACGTAGTAGGCAAGGTATTTATTTCTTTTTTTCCAATAATGGCATTTGTTATTGCAGGATTTGAGCATTGTGTAGCAAATATGTATTATTTGTTATTAGGAGTGTTTGCAAAGACTAATCCTAATTATATAGAATTGTCCCACCAAACTGCAGAGAAAATAGGCAATATTAATTTTATACATGTAGTTCAAAACCTGATACCATCTACATTAGGAAATATAGTGGGGGGCGGAATTTTTGTAGGAATAGCTTACTGGTTAGTTTATATGAAAGCAACACCAAAAGTCGTTGACGTACTCATACAACAAAGGCATATATGA
- a CDS encoding folate family ECF transporter S component, whose translation MKGKMSTKTLVSTSVFIAIAVILRSISIMIPIGGAGAMRISIDGIFYILPGIIFGPIYGAFAGGIVDILAYILRPMGPYIPLFTLTTMLSGFIPGLIWKYTKFAGTEKLVKYYIACFTTLGLTGIVNTIVILVFPKSNLGKLIFSLGKKTQFIGIGLEIIALLGFVILFINNVIKRNNSENKLYDNYIKMILAIGLPAILISSINTYFLILFIPGLSSVGFMVLWIPRITEACLMILIQSYIISILLNVYELVFRIDLKC comes from the coding sequence ATGAAAGGAAAAATGAGTACAAAGACTTTGGTTTCAACTTCCGTTTTCATTGCAATTGCAGTAATTCTAAGATCAATTAGTATAATGATTCCAATTGGTGGTGCAGGGGCTATGAGAATTAGCATTGATGGTATTTTCTATATTCTTCCTGGGATTATTTTCGGACCAATTTATGGGGCATTTGCTGGTGGTATTGTGGATATTCTTGCATATATTCTAAGACCTATGGGACCCTATATTCCACTATTTACTTTAACAACAATGCTTTCAGGTTTTATCCCGGGACTAATATGGAAATATACAAAGTTTGCGGGCACTGAGAAATTAGTAAAATACTATATTGCTTGTTTTACAACTTTAGGACTAACAGGAATTGTTAATACTATTGTAATATTGGTATTTCCAAAATCTAATTTAGGAAAATTAATATTTTCACTTGGAAAGAAAACTCAGTTTATTGGTATTGGACTCGAGATTATAGCACTGCTTGGCTTTGTAATTTTGTTTATTAATAATGTGATTAAAAGAAACAATAGTGAAAATAAACTATATGATAACTATATTAAAATGATTTTAGCAATAGGATTGCCTGCAATTCTAATTTCATCTATTAACACTTATTTTCTAATATTATTTATACCAGGACTTTCTAGTGTAGGTTTTATGGTTTTGTGGATTCCTAGAATTACTGAGGCATGTCTAATGATATTGATACAGTCATATATAATATCTATACTTTTAAATGTTTATGAATTAGTGTTTAGAATAGATCTTAAATGTTAA
- a CDS encoding transposase zinc-binding domain-containing protein, which yields MRKHMNVEVMKMIGYGDISLGFVAYICLKCLEVFKIGFTCKSRFCSKCGKKYISECVEKQVNKILDVPHRHCVFTIPAEYRNYFYWNR from the coding sequence ATGAGAAAACACATGAATGTCGAAGTAATGAAAATGATAGGATATGGAGATATTTCATTAGGGTTTGTTGCGTATATATGTTTAAAATGTCTAGAAGTATTTAAAATAGGGTTTACATGTAAAAGTAGATTTTGTAGTAAATGTGGTAAAAAATATATAAGCGAATGTGTAGAAAAACAAGTGAATAAAATTTTAGATGTACCACATAGACACTGTGTATTTACAATACCAGCTGAATATAGGAACTATTTTTACTGGAATAGGTAG
- a CDS encoding transposase — MVYETINGFANGVNYKNREDYQKKKRSKKGGVLWQSGMIGAVHTFGRNVGFNPHVHALIPEIKTRGKEVKDMEYFDYKYFRKVWQFKLINYMISKRPERKVEYLKMFKDYPNGFYINAKSRMKSARGAARYIGRYLARPAIAEYRIISYDGKNVTFWYKSHETNEKVEETVTAQVFVGRLLMHITPKYFKMVRLYGVYAGSISVKVRKCFGLLHYIKSGLKAI; from the coding sequence ATGGTATATGAGACTATAAACGGGTTTGCAAATGGTGTAAACTATAAAAATAGAGAAGACTATCAAAAAAAGAAAAGGAGTAAAAAAGGAGGAGTACTTTGGCAAAGTGGAATGATAGGAGCAGTGCATACATTTGGAAGGAATGTAGGTTTTAATCCACATGTCCATGCATTGATTCCAGAAATAAAAACAAGAGGTAAAGAAGTTAAGGATATGGAATACTTTGACTATAAATATTTTAGAAAAGTATGGCAGTTCAAATTGATAAATTACATGATTAGTAAAAGGCCAGAGAGGAAAGTAGAATACTTAAAAATGTTTAAAGATTATCCTAATGGATTTTATATAAATGCCAAATCGAGAATGAAAAGTGCAAGAGGTGCAGCAAGATACATAGGTAGGTACTTAGCCAGACCAGCAATAGCAGAATATAGAATAATTAGTTATGATGGAAAGAATGTAACGTTTTGGTATAAGAGTCATGAAACCAATGAGAAAGTAGAAGAAACAGTTACTGCACAAGTCTTTGTAGGTAGATTATTAATGCATATTACCCCAAAATATTTTAAGATGGTTAGACTATACGGAGTATATGCAGGCAGTATAAGTGTAAAAGTCCGGAAGTGTTTTGGGTTATTGCATTATATAAAAAGTGGTCTTAAGGCAATTTAG